Proteins found in one Neofelis nebulosa isolate mNeoNeb1 chromosome 3, mNeoNeb1.pri, whole genome shotgun sequence genomic segment:
- the PPEF2 gene encoding serine/threonine-protein phosphatase with EF-hands 2 isoform X3, whose product MGSGTSTQHHFAFQNAEKAFKAAALIQRWYRRYTARLEMRRHCTWRIFQSIEYAGQQDQVKLHDFFSYLVDHFTPSSNHERDFLDRMFTEDRFPQDSEMEKFGDYESIEVPDNYTGPRLSFPLLPDHATALVEAFRLKQQLHARYVLNLLHETRKHLIQLPNINRVSTCYSEEITVCGDLHGQLDDLIFIFHKNGLPSPERAYVFNGDFVDRGKDSVEILMVLFAFMLVYPKEFHLNRGNHEDHLVNLRYGFTKEVMHKYKTHGKKILKILKDVFCWLPLATLVDEKVLILHGGVSDMTDLELLAKLDRHKIVSTMRHKTRKENGKQVKKEEANQKSSAGRPTPWFLPQSRSLPASPLRLGSLQAHRAGRSSSIPCGAPRDVKELARQVRRSVDLELDRCWQQAGFPVSWGKEEASPCEPEADSGAEEPLEPTQEEWRQVLTIFSASNYYEVGSNRGAYVKLGPALTPYIVQYQANKVTHTLTMRQRISRVEESALRALREKLFAHSSDLLGEFKKHDADKTGLITFSDWAEAVESVLHLGLPWRMLRPQLVNSSTDNTLEYKSWLEDLAKEQLNRENIQSSLLETLYRNRSNLETIFRIIDSDHSGFISLDEFRHTWKLFSSHMNINITDDCICDLARSIDFNKDGHIDINEFLEAFRLVEQSCSEGNVSDCPQTTNTNDNGCSKPGTH is encoded by the exons CCTTCAAGGCAGCAGCCCTAATCCAGAGATGGTACCGACGCTACACGGCGCGCCTGGAGATGAGGCGGCACTGCACCTGGCGCATCTTCCAGTCTATAGAGTACGCGGGACAGCAAGACCAGGTCAAG CTCCATGATTTCTTCAGCTACCTTGTGGATCACTTCACCCCCAGCAGCAACCATGAGA GGGACTTCCTGGACCGCATGTTCACCGAGGACAGATTCCCCCAGGACTCTGAGATGGAGAAATTCGGTGACTATGAATCTATAGAAGTCCCTGACAATTACACGGGACCACgcctctccttcccactccttCCTGATCACGCAACTGCCCTGGTGGAAGCTTTCAGACTGAAACAG CAGCTCCATGCTCGCTATGTCTTGAATCTTTTGCATGAAACCAGGAAACACCTGATACAACTGCCAAACATCAACCGGGTCTCCACCTGTTACAGCGAGGAGATCACAGTGTGCG GAGATTTACATGGCCAGTTGGATgacttaatatttatatttcataag AATGGCCTCCCGTCACCAGAGAGGGCCTACGTCTTCAATGGTGACTTCGTTGATCGAGGCAAGGATTCAGTAGAGATCCTGATGGTTCTTTTTGCCTTCATGTTGGTTTACCCAAAAGAGTTCCATCTTAATCGAGGAAACCATGAGGACCATTTGGTGAACTTACG ATACGGCTTTACCAAGGAAGTGATGCATAAATATAAG ACACATGgcaagaaaatactaaaaatactgAAAGATGTTTTCTGTTGGCTTCCTCTGGCCACTCTGGTTGATGAGAAGGTCCTGATTCTTCATGGCGGAGTGTCAGACATGACCGACCTGGAGCTCTTGGCTAAACTAGACAGGCACAAG ATTGTTTCCACCATGAGGCACAAAACGAGAAAGGAGAACGGGAAACAGGTGAAGAAGGAGGAAGCCAACCAGAAGAGCTCCGCAGGGAGACCCACCCCGTGGTTTCTCCCCCAGAGCCGCTCTCTCCCCGCTTCGCCCCTTCGCCTGGGCTCCCTCCAGGCGCACAGAGCCGGCCGCTCGTCCAGCATTCCCTGCGGCGCCCCCCGGGACGTGAAGGAGCTAGCCCGGCAGGTGCGGCGCTCCGTGGACCTGGAGCTGGACAGGTGCTGGCAGCAAGCAGGCTTCCCGGTgagctgggggaaggaggaggcctcGCCGTGCGAGCCAGAAGCGGATTCAGGAGCAGAGGAGCCGCTGGAGCCCACGCAGGAGGAGTGGAGGCAG GTGTTAACCATCTTTTCTGCCTCCAACTACTATGAAGTTGGCAGTAACAGAGGGGCCTATGTCAAACTGGGGCCAGCCCTGACCCCGTACATCGTGCAGTATCAAGCTAACAAGGTGACCCACACACTGACCATGAGGCAAAG GATTAGCAGAGTAGAGGAGTCAGCTCTGAGAGCTCTGCGGGAAAAGTTATTTGCTCATTCCTCAGATCTTCTTGGTGAATTTAAGAAGCATGATGCAGATAAAACTG GTTTAATTACCTTTAGTGACTGGGCAGAAGCCGTGGAGTCTGTGTTGCATCTAGGACTGCCATGGCGGATGCTGAGGCCACAGCTGGTGAACAGCTCAACGGATAACACATTAGAGTACAAGTCCTGGCTGGAGGATTTGGCCAAAGAACAACTGAACCGTGAG AACATACAGTCAAGTTTGCTGGAAACACTGTATCGAAACCGATCCAACCTGGAGACCATTTTTAGGATCATAGACAGTGATCATTCAG GGTTCATCTCACTGGACGAATTCAGGCATACTTGGAAGCTGTTCAGCTCTCATATGAACATCAACATCACAGATGACTGCATCTGTGACCTTGCACGGAGCATTGACTTCAACAAGGATGGCCACATCGACATCAATGAATTCCTGGAGGCCTTCCGTCTTGTGGAGCAATCCTGCTCAGAGGGCAATGTCTCAGATTGCCCACAAACCACAAACACTAATGACAATGGCTGCAGCAAACCAGGCACACACTAA
- the PPEF2 gene encoding serine/threonine-protein phosphatase with EF-hands 2 isoform X2: MRRHCTWRIFQSIEYAGQQDQVKLHDFFSYLVDHFTPSSNHERDFLDRMFTEDRFPQDSEMEKFGDYESIEVPDNYTGPRLSFPLLPDHATALVEAFRLKQQLHARYVLNLLHETRKHLIQLPNINRVSTCYSEEITVCGDLHGQLDDLIFIFHKNGLPSPERAYVFNGDFVDRGKDSVEILMVLFAFMLVYPKEFHLNRGNHEDHLVNLRYGFTKEVMHKYKTHGKKILKILKDVFCWLPLATLVDEKVLILHGGVSDMTDLELLAKLDRHKIVSTMRHKTRKENGKQVKKEEANQKSSAGRPTPWFLPQSRSLPASPLRLGSLQAHRAGRSSSIPCGAPRDVKELARQVRRSVDLELDRCWQQAGFPVSWGKEEASPCEPEADSGAEEPLEPTQEEWRQVVDILWSDPMAQEGCKANTVRGGGCYFGPNVTERLLQKYNLQFLIRSHECKPEGYEFCHSRKVLTIFSASNYYEVGSNRGAYVKLGPALTPYIVQYQANKVTHTLTMRQRISRVEESALRALREKLFAHSSDLLGEFKKHDADKTGLITFSDWAEAVESVLHLGLPWRMLRPQLVNSSTDNTLEYKSWLEDLAKEQLNRENIQSSLLETLYRNRSNLETIFRIIDSDHSGFISLDEFRHTWKLFSSHMNINITDDCICDLARSIDFNKDGHIDINEFLEAFRLVEQSCSEGNVSDCPQTTNTNDNGCSKPGTH, translated from the exons ATGAGGCGGCACTGCACCTGGCGCATCTTCCAGTCTATAGAGTACGCGGGACAGCAAGACCAGGTCAAG CTCCATGATTTCTTCAGCTACCTTGTGGATCACTTCACCCCCAGCAGCAACCATGAGA GGGACTTCCTGGACCGCATGTTCACCGAGGACAGATTCCCCCAGGACTCTGAGATGGAGAAATTCGGTGACTATGAATCTATAGAAGTCCCTGACAATTACACGGGACCACgcctctccttcccactccttCCTGATCACGCAACTGCCCTGGTGGAAGCTTTCAGACTGAAACAG CAGCTCCATGCTCGCTATGTCTTGAATCTTTTGCATGAAACCAGGAAACACCTGATACAACTGCCAAACATCAACCGGGTCTCCACCTGTTACAGCGAGGAGATCACAGTGTGCG GAGATTTACATGGCCAGTTGGATgacttaatatttatatttcataag AATGGCCTCCCGTCACCAGAGAGGGCCTACGTCTTCAATGGTGACTTCGTTGATCGAGGCAAGGATTCAGTAGAGATCCTGATGGTTCTTTTTGCCTTCATGTTGGTTTACCCAAAAGAGTTCCATCTTAATCGAGGAAACCATGAGGACCATTTGGTGAACTTACG ATACGGCTTTACCAAGGAAGTGATGCATAAATATAAG ACACATGgcaagaaaatactaaaaatactgAAAGATGTTTTCTGTTGGCTTCCTCTGGCCACTCTGGTTGATGAGAAGGTCCTGATTCTTCATGGCGGAGTGTCAGACATGACCGACCTGGAGCTCTTGGCTAAACTAGACAGGCACAAG ATTGTTTCCACCATGAGGCACAAAACGAGAAAGGAGAACGGGAAACAGGTGAAGAAGGAGGAAGCCAACCAGAAGAGCTCCGCAGGGAGACCCACCCCGTGGTTTCTCCCCCAGAGCCGCTCTCTCCCCGCTTCGCCCCTTCGCCTGGGCTCCCTCCAGGCGCACAGAGCCGGCCGCTCGTCCAGCATTCCCTGCGGCGCCCCCCGGGACGTGAAGGAGCTAGCCCGGCAGGTGCGGCGCTCCGTGGACCTGGAGCTGGACAGGTGCTGGCAGCAAGCAGGCTTCCCGGTgagctgggggaaggaggaggcctcGCCGTGCGAGCCAGAAGCGGATTCAGGAGCAGAGGAGCCGCTGGAGCCCACGCAGGAGGAGTGGAGGCAG GTGGTAGATATACTGTGGAGTGATCCCATGGCTCAGGAGGGCTGTAAGGCCAACACTGTTCGAGGAGGAGGCTGTTATTTTGGACCCAATGTGACAGAACGGTTGCTACAGAAATACAACCTGCAATTCCTGATCCGCTCACACGAGTGCAAACCTGAAGGCTATGAGTTCTGCCACAGCCGCAAG GTGTTAACCATCTTTTCTGCCTCCAACTACTATGAAGTTGGCAGTAACAGAGGGGCCTATGTCAAACTGGGGCCAGCCCTGACCCCGTACATCGTGCAGTATCAAGCTAACAAGGTGACCCACACACTGACCATGAGGCAAAG GATTAGCAGAGTAGAGGAGTCAGCTCTGAGAGCTCTGCGGGAAAAGTTATTTGCTCATTCCTCAGATCTTCTTGGTGAATTTAAGAAGCATGATGCAGATAAAACTG GTTTAATTACCTTTAGTGACTGGGCAGAAGCCGTGGAGTCTGTGTTGCATCTAGGACTGCCATGGCGGATGCTGAGGCCACAGCTGGTGAACAGCTCAACGGATAACACATTAGAGTACAAGTCCTGGCTGGAGGATTTGGCCAAAGAACAACTGAACCGTGAG AACATACAGTCAAGTTTGCTGGAAACACTGTATCGAAACCGATCCAACCTGGAGACCATTTTTAGGATCATAGACAGTGATCATTCAG GGTTCATCTCACTGGACGAATTCAGGCATACTTGGAAGCTGTTCAGCTCTCATATGAACATCAACATCACAGATGACTGCATCTGTGACCTTGCACGGAGCATTGACTTCAACAAGGATGGCCACATCGACATCAATGAATTCCTGGAGGCCTTCCGTCTTGTGGAGCAATCCTGCTCAGAGGGCAATGTCTCAGATTGCCCACAAACCACAAACACTAATGACAATGGCTGCAGCAAACCAGGCACACACTAA
- the PPEF2 gene encoding serine/threonine-protein phosphatase with EF-hands 2 isoform X1 produces the protein MGSGTSTQHHFAFQNAEKAFKAAALIQRWYRRYTARLEMRRHCTWRIFQSIEYAGQQDQVKLHDFFSYLVDHFTPSSNHERDFLDRMFTEDRFPQDSEMEKFGDYESIEVPDNYTGPRLSFPLLPDHATALVEAFRLKQQLHARYVLNLLHETRKHLIQLPNINRVSTCYSEEITVCGDLHGQLDDLIFIFHKNGLPSPERAYVFNGDFVDRGKDSVEILMVLFAFMLVYPKEFHLNRGNHEDHLVNLRYGFTKEVMHKYKTHGKKILKILKDVFCWLPLATLVDEKVLILHGGVSDMTDLELLAKLDRHKIVSTMRHKTRKENGKQVKKEEANQKSSAGRPTPWFLPQSRSLPASPLRLGSLQAHRAGRSSSIPCGAPRDVKELARQVRRSVDLELDRCWQQAGFPVSWGKEEASPCEPEADSGAEEPLEPTQEEWRQVVDILWSDPMAQEGCKANTVRGGGCYFGPNVTERLLQKYNLQFLIRSHECKPEGYEFCHSRKVLTIFSASNYYEVGSNRGAYVKLGPALTPYIVQYQANKVTHTLTMRQRISRVEESALRALREKLFAHSSDLLGEFKKHDADKTGLITFSDWAEAVESVLHLGLPWRMLRPQLVNSSTDNTLEYKSWLEDLAKEQLNRENIQSSLLETLYRNRSNLETIFRIIDSDHSGFISLDEFRHTWKLFSSHMNINITDDCICDLARSIDFNKDGHIDINEFLEAFRLVEQSCSEGNVSDCPQTTNTNDNGCSKPGTH, from the exons CCTTCAAGGCAGCAGCCCTAATCCAGAGATGGTACCGACGCTACACGGCGCGCCTGGAGATGAGGCGGCACTGCACCTGGCGCATCTTCCAGTCTATAGAGTACGCGGGACAGCAAGACCAGGTCAAG CTCCATGATTTCTTCAGCTACCTTGTGGATCACTTCACCCCCAGCAGCAACCATGAGA GGGACTTCCTGGACCGCATGTTCACCGAGGACAGATTCCCCCAGGACTCTGAGATGGAGAAATTCGGTGACTATGAATCTATAGAAGTCCCTGACAATTACACGGGACCACgcctctccttcccactccttCCTGATCACGCAACTGCCCTGGTGGAAGCTTTCAGACTGAAACAG CAGCTCCATGCTCGCTATGTCTTGAATCTTTTGCATGAAACCAGGAAACACCTGATACAACTGCCAAACATCAACCGGGTCTCCACCTGTTACAGCGAGGAGATCACAGTGTGCG GAGATTTACATGGCCAGTTGGATgacttaatatttatatttcataag AATGGCCTCCCGTCACCAGAGAGGGCCTACGTCTTCAATGGTGACTTCGTTGATCGAGGCAAGGATTCAGTAGAGATCCTGATGGTTCTTTTTGCCTTCATGTTGGTTTACCCAAAAGAGTTCCATCTTAATCGAGGAAACCATGAGGACCATTTGGTGAACTTACG ATACGGCTTTACCAAGGAAGTGATGCATAAATATAAG ACACATGgcaagaaaatactaaaaatactgAAAGATGTTTTCTGTTGGCTTCCTCTGGCCACTCTGGTTGATGAGAAGGTCCTGATTCTTCATGGCGGAGTGTCAGACATGACCGACCTGGAGCTCTTGGCTAAACTAGACAGGCACAAG ATTGTTTCCACCATGAGGCACAAAACGAGAAAGGAGAACGGGAAACAGGTGAAGAAGGAGGAAGCCAACCAGAAGAGCTCCGCAGGGAGACCCACCCCGTGGTTTCTCCCCCAGAGCCGCTCTCTCCCCGCTTCGCCCCTTCGCCTGGGCTCCCTCCAGGCGCACAGAGCCGGCCGCTCGTCCAGCATTCCCTGCGGCGCCCCCCGGGACGTGAAGGAGCTAGCCCGGCAGGTGCGGCGCTCCGTGGACCTGGAGCTGGACAGGTGCTGGCAGCAAGCAGGCTTCCCGGTgagctgggggaaggaggaggcctcGCCGTGCGAGCCAGAAGCGGATTCAGGAGCAGAGGAGCCGCTGGAGCCCACGCAGGAGGAGTGGAGGCAG GTGGTAGATATACTGTGGAGTGATCCCATGGCTCAGGAGGGCTGTAAGGCCAACACTGTTCGAGGAGGAGGCTGTTATTTTGGACCCAATGTGACAGAACGGTTGCTACAGAAATACAACCTGCAATTCCTGATCCGCTCACACGAGTGCAAACCTGAAGGCTATGAGTTCTGCCACAGCCGCAAG GTGTTAACCATCTTTTCTGCCTCCAACTACTATGAAGTTGGCAGTAACAGAGGGGCCTATGTCAAACTGGGGCCAGCCCTGACCCCGTACATCGTGCAGTATCAAGCTAACAAGGTGACCCACACACTGACCATGAGGCAAAG GATTAGCAGAGTAGAGGAGTCAGCTCTGAGAGCTCTGCGGGAAAAGTTATTTGCTCATTCCTCAGATCTTCTTGGTGAATTTAAGAAGCATGATGCAGATAAAACTG GTTTAATTACCTTTAGTGACTGGGCAGAAGCCGTGGAGTCTGTGTTGCATCTAGGACTGCCATGGCGGATGCTGAGGCCACAGCTGGTGAACAGCTCAACGGATAACACATTAGAGTACAAGTCCTGGCTGGAGGATTTGGCCAAAGAACAACTGAACCGTGAG AACATACAGTCAAGTTTGCTGGAAACACTGTATCGAAACCGATCCAACCTGGAGACCATTTTTAGGATCATAGACAGTGATCATTCAG GGTTCATCTCACTGGACGAATTCAGGCATACTTGGAAGCTGTTCAGCTCTCATATGAACATCAACATCACAGATGACTGCATCTGTGACCTTGCACGGAGCATTGACTTCAACAAGGATGGCCACATCGACATCAATGAATTCCTGGAGGCCTTCCGTCTTGTGGAGCAATCCTGCTCAGAGGGCAATGTCTCAGATTGCCCACAAACCACAAACACTAATGACAATGGCTGCAGCAAACCAGGCACACACTAA